A single genomic interval of Paracoccus aestuarii harbors:
- a CDS encoding replication initiation protein: MDDIPRDQLSGALRRGAVKKHVAAIHVSGKLTLLQRKLSNVLLLNAYDTLMTKPSHQIDARTLSLMIGYNSNDMDTLKQSLRGLVETVAEWDMLDEKGRQEWGVSSLLSYAKLRGGVCEYAYSPALAEKLHDPKVFALINLNMQRRFTSGHALALYENCYRFVRTGSTGWWDLDLFRRLMGVADSSYYEVFKQLNAKIIKPAVAEVNRSSNIVLTPETRKQGRAVTHIRFLIKENPQLAILDMDDGEGMRHGEVYGRLRALGASDRLARQWLGAHGEAQVRAGLDYVEARQNVVSKMGYLTAALEGGFGAAPKAPAPDSANPQAANPQAERLRRILEVIRTRTPTQRDADRRLFLTQLGDGPARQDFERHGWMSPLNAARIRDFWQEMSPGLFDDLADQAASRA; encoded by the coding sequence ATGGATGACATACCGCGCGACCAGCTGTCGGGTGCCCTGCGGCGCGGGGCGGTCAAGAAGCATGTCGCGGCGATCCACGTCTCGGGCAAGCTGACCCTGCTGCAGCGCAAGCTGTCGAATGTGCTGCTGCTCAATGCCTACGACACGCTGATGACCAAGCCCAGCCATCAGATCGACGCGCGCACGCTGTCGCTGATGATCGGCTATAACAGCAATGACATGGACACGCTGAAGCAGTCGCTGCGTGGCTTGGTCGAGACGGTCGCCGAATGGGACATGCTGGACGAGAAGGGGCGCCAGGAATGGGGCGTCTCCAGCCTGCTGAGTTATGCCAAGCTGCGGGGCGGGGTCTGCGAATATGCCTATTCCCCCGCCTTGGCCGAGAAGCTGCATGATCCCAAGGTCTTCGCGTTGATCAACCTGAACATGCAGCGGCGCTTCACCTCGGGCCATGCGCTGGCGCTCTATGAGAACTGTTACCGCTTCGTGCGGACCGGATCGACGGGCTGGTGGGATCTGGACCTGTTCCGCCGCCTGATGGGGGTGGCGGATTCCAGTTATTACGAGGTTTTCAAGCAGCTGAACGCCAAGATCATCAAGCCCGCCGTGGCCGAGGTGAACCGCAGCAGCAACATCGTCCTGACCCCCGAGACGCGCAAGCAGGGCAGGGCGGTCACCCATATCCGATTCCTGATCAAGGAGAACCCGCAACTGGCCATCCTGGACATGGATGACGGCGAGGGGATGCGCCATGGCGAGGTCTATGGCCGGCTGCGCGCCTTGGGGGCCAGCGACCGGCTGGCGCGGCAATGGCTGGGCGCGCATGGCGAGGCGCAGGTCCGCGCGGGGCTGGATTACGTCGAGGCGCGTCAGAACGTGGTCAGCAAGATGGGCTATCTGACCGCCGCGCTGGAGGGGGGGTTCGGCGCCGCCCCGAAGGCGCCCGCGCCTGATTCCGCGAACCCGCAGGCCGCCAATCCACAGGCGGAGCGTCTGCGCCGCATCCTGGAGGTGATCCGCACGCGCACCCCCACGCAGCGCGACGCGGATCGGCGGCTGTTTCTGACGCAGCTGGGCGACGGCCCGGCGCGCCAGGATTTCGAGCGCCATGGCTGGATGTCGCCGCTGAACGCCGCGCGCATCCGTGATTTCTGGCAGGAGATGTCGCCGGGCCTGTTCGACGACCTGGCCGATCAGGCCGCCAGCCGGGCATAA
- a CDS encoding ABC transporter ATP-binding protein produces MRSFFSYYRPFMGLFWLDFGCAVLSGLLELAFPLAVTWFIDSLLPQGDWSLTVAAAAGLLALYAVNAGLLTVVIYWGHKLGINIETVMRAQAFDHLTRLSWRWYDRARTGKLVARVTRDLEEIGEVAHHGPEDAFIALMTFVGAFILMFWIHPQMALIVAAIVPAMLALVIVYGGRMTATWRAIYARVGDFNVRLEEALGGVRVVQAFGNEAHETHLFAADNARYRSTKLEAYKVMAVSSALQYMGLRLVQVIVMVVGAGYVLTGDLTTGGFVGFLLLVGVFYRPLEKIAAVIETYPRGIAGYRRFRELLDTDPEIADAPDATEAPALRGDIRLCDVGFGYEPGRPILQGIDLDIRAGETVAFVGPSGAGKTTLLALLPRFYEPTEGRITIDGLALDAMRLHSLRRQIGLVSQDVFLFGGTLRENIAYGRLDASESQIRDAAARAQLTGLIEGLPLGLDTVVGERGVMLSGGQKQRVAIARAFLKNPPILILDEATSALDSQTEREIQSALDALSRGRTTLVIAHRLGTIRGADRIVVMDRGRIAETGSHAQLIAQGGLYARLAA; encoded by the coding sequence ATGCGCAGCTTCTTTTCCTATTACCGGCCCTTCATGGGGCTGTTCTGGCTGGATTTCGGCTGCGCCGTCCTCTCGGGCCTGCTGGAGCTGGCCTTTCCCCTGGCCGTCACCTGGTTCATCGACAGCCTGCTGCCCCAAGGCGACTGGTCGCTGACCGTCGCCGCCGCCGCGGGGCTGCTGGCGCTTTATGCGGTGAATGCGGGGCTGCTGACCGTGGTGATCTATTGGGGCCACAAGCTGGGCATCAACATCGAGACGGTGATGCGCGCCCAGGCCTTCGACCACCTGACGCGCCTGTCCTGGCGCTGGTACGACCGCGCCCGCACCGGCAAGCTGGTCGCCCGCGTCACCCGCGACCTTGAGGAGATCGGCGAGGTCGCCCATCACGGCCCCGAGGATGCCTTCATCGCCCTGATGACCTTCGTGGGCGCCTTCATCCTGATGTTCTGGATCCACCCGCAGATGGCGCTGATCGTGGCGGCGATCGTGCCCGCGATGCTGGCCTTGGTCATCGTCTATGGCGGCCGCATGACCGCCACCTGGCGCGCCATCTATGCCCGCGTCGGCGATTTCAACGTCCGGCTGGAGGAGGCCCTGGGCGGCGTCCGCGTCGTCCAGGCCTTCGGCAACGAGGCGCATGAGACGCATCTCTTCGCCGCCGACAACGCCCGCTACCGCAGCACCAAGCTGGAGGCCTACAAGGTCATGGCCGTCAGCTCGGCCCTGCAATACATGGGGCTGCGGCTGGTGCAGGTCATCGTGATGGTCGTGGGGGCGGGCTATGTGCTGACCGGCGATCTGACCACCGGCGGCTTCGTGGGATTCCTGCTGCTGGTCGGCGTCTTCTACCGCCCTCTGGAAAAGATCGCCGCCGTGATCGAGACCTATCCGCGCGGCATCGCGGGCTATCGCCGCTTCCGCGAACTGCTCGACACCGACCCCGAGATCGCCGATGCCCCCGACGCGACCGAGGCCCCCGCCCTGCGCGGCGACATCCGCCTCTGCGACGTGGGCTTCGGCTACGAGCCGGGCCGCCCGATCCTGCAGGGGATCGATCTGGACATCCGCGCGGGCGAGACGGTGGCCTTCGTCGGCCCCTCGGGGGCGGGCAAGACGACGCTGCTGGCGCTGCTGCCGCGCTTCTACGAACCGACCGAAGGCCGCATCACCATCGACGGGCTGGCACTGGACGCGATGCGCCTGCACAGCCTGCGCCGCCAGATCGGGCTGGTCAGCCAGGACGTGTTCCTCTTCGGCGGAACGCTGCGCGAAAACATCGCCTATGGCCGCCTGGACGCGTCTGAGTCCCAGATCCGCGACGCCGCCGCCCGCGCCCAGCTGACCGGCCTGATCGAGGGCCTGCCCCTGGGTCTCGACACGGTGGTGGGCGAACGCGGCGTGATGCTGTCGGGCGGCCAGAAACAGCGCGTGGCCATTGCCCGCGCCTTCCTCAAGAACCCGCCGATCCTGATCCTGGACGAGGCGACCAGCGCCTTGGACAGCCAGACCGAACGCGAGATCCAGTCCGCGCTGGACGCCCTGTCGCGGGGCCGCACCACGCTGGTCATCGCCCACAGGCTGGGGACGATCCGCGGCGCCGACCGCATCGTGGTCATGGATCGCGGCCGCATCGCGGAGACCGGCAGCCACGCCCAGCTGATCGCGCAGGGCGGGCTTTATGCCCGGCTGGCGGCCTGA
- a CDS encoding ATP-binding cassette domain-containing protein, with the protein MTLFAIRGLTAALPHRRLLDGLDLDLPRGQVIGLIGHNGSGKSTLLKVLARQHPPGVAVTGTVTFEGRPLPRWRARDLARRLAFLPQTTPPAEGMTLRELTALGRYPWHGALGRPGPEDRAAIEAALRECGVEALAHRLVDTLSGGERQRGWLSMLVAQGADTLLLDEPISALDIAHQVEVLSLIRRMCHDQGRSAVIVLHEVNMAARFCDHIVALKGGRLALQGGPADLMRAPALMKIYGLPMQVLTRADGLPVAVPA; encoded by the coding sequence ATGACCCTGTTCGCCATCCGCGGCCTGACCGCAGCCCTGCCCCATCGCCGCCTGCTGGACGGGCTGGACCTGGACCTGCCCCGCGGCCAAGTGATCGGGCTGATCGGCCATAACGGGTCGGGCAAATCCACCCTGCTGAAAGTCCTGGCCCGCCAGCACCCGCCGGGCGTCGCCGTCACCGGCACCGTGACCTTCGAGGGCCGTCCCCTGCCCCGGTGGCGCGCGCGCGACCTGGCCCGCCGCCTGGCCTTCCTGCCCCAGACCACCCCCCCGGCCGAGGGCATGACCCTGCGCGAGCTGACGGCGCTCGGCCGCTATCCCTGGCACGGCGCGCTCGGCCGCCCGGGCCCCGAGGACCGCGCCGCGATCGAGGCCGCCCTGCGCGAATGCGGCGTCGAGGCGCTGGCCCATCGGCTGGTCGACACCCTGTCGGGCGGCGAACGCCAGCGCGGCTGGCTGTCCATGCTGGTGGCCCAAGGTGCCGATACCCTGCTGCTGGACGAACCGATCAGCGCGCTGGACATCGCCCATCAGGTCGAGGTCCTGTCCCTGATCCGCCGCATGTGCCACGATCAGGGCCGCAGCGCCGTGATCGTCCTGCACGAGGTCAACATGGCCGCCCGCTTCTGCGACCATATCGTCGCGCTGAAGGGCGGCCGCCTGGCCCTGCAGGGCGGCCCCGCCGATCTGATGCGCGCGCCTGCGCTGATGAAAATCTATGGCCTGCCGATGCAGGTCCTGACCCGCGCCGACGGCCTGCCCGTCGCCGTGCCCGCCTGA
- a CDS encoding ABC transporter substrate-binding protein: MVTPPRPHRRAVLAAAVAAAVAWPLRAAAMGAPRLAAIDWAMLETAIAIGHMPVAAAELIRYRADIAQPAVPPGVTDLGLRGAPNFELLQLVRPSLILSSPYYTRYEPRLAQIAPVLSLPFFLPDEAPLPKAMASLPALAARIGDAPAGARATAQAEAALDAARNRLAPHTARPLALVEIGDPRHLRAFGHDSLFGSTLTRIGLRNAWTEATAFSFLAPVPLDRLAAMPDARLVVIGPVPPEARRGLDRSVLWRALPQVAAGRVHHLPRINAFGGIPSALRFADALTRALEGAPA; this comes from the coding sequence GTGGTGACACCGCCCCGGCCCCACCGCCGCGCCGTGCTGGCAGCCGCCGTCGCCGCGGCGGTGGCATGGCCGCTGCGGGCGGCGGCTATGGGCGCGCCGCGCCTGGCCGCGATTGACTGGGCGATGCTGGAGACGGCCATCGCCATCGGCCACATGCCCGTCGCCGCGGCCGAGCTGATCCGATACCGCGCCGACATCGCCCAGCCCGCCGTGCCGCCGGGCGTCACCGATCTGGGCCTGCGCGGCGCCCCCAATTTCGAACTGCTGCAGCTGGTCCGCCCCTCGCTGATCCTGTCATCGCCCTATTACACCCGCTACGAGCCGCGGCTGGCGCAGATCGCGCCGGTGCTGTCGCTGCCCTTCTTTCTGCCGGACGAGGCGCCGCTGCCCAAGGCCATGGCCTCCCTGCCCGCCCTGGCCGCGCGCATCGGCGACGCCCCGGCAGGCGCGCGCGCCACCGCGCAGGCCGAGGCCGCGCTGGACGCCGCCCGCAACCGGCTGGCCCCGCACACAGCCCGCCCCCTGGCCTTGGTCGAGATCGGCGATCCCCGCCACCTGCGCGCCTTCGGTCATGACAGCCTGTTCGGCAGCACCCTGACCCGGATCGGCCTGCGCAACGCCTGGACCGAGGCCACCGCCTTCAGCTTTCTGGCCCCCGTGCCGCTGGACCGGCTGGCCGCCATGCCCGATGCGCGCCTGGTCGTCATCGGCCCCGTCCCGCCCGAGGCGCGGCGCGGCCTGGACCGCAGCGTGCTGTGGCGCGCCCTGCCCCAGGTGGCGGCGGGCCGGGTCCATCACCTGCCGCGCATCAATGCCTTCGGAGGCATCCCCTCGGCCCTGCGCTTCGCCGATGCCCTGACCCGCGCGCTGGAGGGCGCGCCCGCATGA
- a CDS encoding TonB-dependent siderophore receptor yields the protein MTRPILIAGASLLALLTAPVLAEDSAEPTLLDGIVLTAASDATVQADGYVGAYAQSATKTDTPLAQVPQSVSVVTARQIADQGAQTLGQALGHTAGVLGQPFGADPRFDSPTLRGFEAGGSQYVNGLRQLRDLGAPAFETYGLQQVEVLKGPNSSLYGAGSPAGIINQVQKRAQDRDFGEVGLGLDSNGASQAFFDLNRAPDAVLSWRLTGIGRDSRTQIDELTNRRAYLGGALRWQPDGATTVDVIASQTTDAPITPPRVPFALTETEDGRTLRDRYFGEPAFDDSDRSMTNLGIEIDHQLDNGWTLSQGFRAERFDWTYTGHYVTGLDADGAVTRGANLQDESTRGVNLDTRLSNSVTTGAATHDLLLGLDIRQYDARTDTQFFAGQPIDARDPVFGALPGDAPFYSGSRDVTLDQIGLYAQDEITWDNWRAGLALRHDRTRITGTENGARIDQSDSATTGRAGLGYVLASGVMPYASYSTSFDPTIGTDIETGRPLRPTTGRQWELGAKYEPAGFDGLISAAVYDLTQQNLVRNLGEGQRRQIGEVRSQGIELEATAALTEGWDLRASYAHNRTEQRGGAEDGLQMPNAPRNLASLWLDRDFGQGLRAGGGIRHIGARQGDFANTVALDSVTLIDLAARYSQGPIEASINLDNLTDEVYLAHCGSFGCSYGEGRSIAARIAYSW from the coding sequence ATGACCCGTCCCATCCTTATCGCAGGCGCCAGCCTTCTGGCGCTGCTGACCGCCCCCGTGCTGGCCGAGGACAGCGCCGAACCGACCCTGCTGGACGGCATCGTGCTGACCGCGGCCAGCGACGCCACCGTCCAGGCCGATGGCTATGTCGGCGCTTATGCGCAATCGGCCACCAAGACCGACACGCCCCTGGCCCAGGTGCCGCAATCGGTCAGCGTCGTCACCGCGCGCCAGATCGCCGATCAGGGCGCCCAGACCCTGGGCCAGGCGCTCGGCCATACGGCGGGCGTGCTGGGCCAGCCCTTCGGCGCCGATCCGCGTTTCGACAGCCCCACCCTGCGCGGCTTCGAGGCGGGCGGGTCGCAATATGTCAACGGCCTGCGCCAGCTGCGCGACCTTGGCGCCCCCGCCTTCGAGACCTACGGCCTGCAGCAGGTCGAGGTGCTCAAGGGTCCCAATTCCTCGCTCTATGGCGCGGGATCGCCCGCGGGCATCATCAACCAGGTCCAGAAGCGCGCCCAGGACCGCGATTTCGGCGAGGTTGGGCTGGGCCTGGACAGCAACGGCGCGTCCCAGGCCTTCTTCGACCTGAACCGCGCGCCCGATGCGGTGCTGTCCTGGCGCCTGACCGGCATCGGCCGCGACAGCCGCACCCAGATCGACGAGTTGACGAACCGCCGCGCCTATCTGGGCGGCGCGCTGCGCTGGCAGCCGGACGGGGCGACGACGGTGGATGTCATCGCCTCGCAGACGACGGATGCGCCGATCACCCCGCCCCGCGTCCCCTTCGCCCTGACGGAAACCGAGGATGGCCGGACCCTGCGCGACCGCTATTTCGGCGAACCCGCCTTCGACGACAGCGACCGCAGCATGACCAATCTGGGGATCGAGATCGACCACCAGCTGGACAATGGCTGGACCCTGTCACAGGGGTTCCGCGCCGAACGCTTCGACTGGACCTATACCGGCCATTACGTCACCGGCCTCGATGCGGATGGCGCCGTCACCCGCGGCGCGAACCTGCAGGACGAATCCACCCGCGGCGTGAACCTGGACACGCGGCTGTCTAACAGCGTGACGACCGGCGCCGCGACCCATGACCTGCTGCTGGGGCTGGACATCCGGCAATATGACGCGCGCACCGACACGCAGTTCTTCGCGGGCCAGCCCATCGACGCGCGCGACCCGGTCTTCGGCGCGCTGCCGGGTGACGCGCCCTTCTACAGCGGCTCGCGCGACGTGACGCTGGACCAGATCGGCCTCTATGCCCAGGACGAGATCACCTGGGACAACTGGCGCGCGGGCCTGGCGCTGCGCCATGACCGCACCCGCATCACCGGCACCGAGAACGGCGCCCGGATCGACCAGTCCGACAGCGCCACGACCGGGCGGGCGGGGCTGGGCTATGTGCTGGCCTCGGGGGTGATGCCCTATGCCAGCTATTCGACCTCGTTCGACCCCACCATCGGCACCGATATCGAGACCGGCCGCCCCCTGCGCCCCACCACCGGCCGCCAATGGGAGCTAGGGGCGAAATACGAGCCCGCGGGCTTTGACGGGCTGATCAGCGCGGCGGTCTATGACCTGACCCAGCAGAACCTGGTCCGCAACCTGGGCGAGGGCCAGCGCCGCCAGATCGGCGAGGTCCGCTCGCAAGGCATCGAGCTGGAAGCCACCGCCGCCCTGACCGAGGGCTGGGACCTGCGCGCCAGCTACGCCCATAACCGCACCGAACAGCGCGGCGGCGCCGAGGACGGGCTGCAGATGCCCAACGCGCCGCGCAACCTGGCCAGCCTGTGGCTGGACCGCGATTTCGGCCAAGGCCTGCGCGCGGGCGGCGGCATCCGCCATATCGGCGCGCGCCAAGGCGATTTCGCCAATACCGTCGCGCTGGATTCCGTGACCCTGATCGACCTGGCCGCCCGCTATTCCCAAGGCCCGATCGAGGCCTCGATCAATCTCGACAACCTGACGGACGAGGTCTACCTGGCCCATTGCGGCAGCTTCGGCTGCAGCTATGGCGAGGGGCGCAGCATCGCGGCCCGGATCGCCTATTCGTGGTGA
- a CDS encoding siderophore-interacting protein — MRGGSRRGLHVRLLLSPAGRAAVWPRVAASGRAVWPTGADALHRPVYTIAAQQDDWLEILIYRHADSPTCDWAASDPLGATVGVMGPGGGGRPDGVLHLFGDQTALPAIGRMLAMAPGRAVLRCAPADLEVLAGLCDIRRSDIRLSDDLLGALADVPPGHVWFAAGGEEARAARRLLKGRGGVTAAAYW; from the coding sequence ATGCGGGGCGGTTCGCGACGGGGGCTGCATGTGCGGCTGCTGTTGTCGCCTGCGGGGCGGGCGGCGGTCTGGCCCCGGGTCGCGGCCAGCGGGCGGGCCGTCTGGCCCACGGGGGCGGATGCGCTGCATCGCCCGGTCTATACCATCGCCGCCCAGCAGGATGACTGGCTGGAGATCCTGATATATCGCCATGCCGACAGCCCGACCTGCGATTGGGCGGCGTCAGATCCCCTGGGCGCGACGGTGGGCGTGATGGGGCCGGGGGGTGGCGGGCGTCCCGACGGGGTGCTGCATCTGTTCGGCGACCAGACCGCGCTGCCCGCGATCGGGCGGATGCTGGCCATGGCACCGGGCCGCGCCGTGCTGCGCTGCGCCCCCGCCGATCTGGAGGTGCTGGCGGGCCTGTGCGACATCCGCCGGTCCGACATCCGGCTGAGCGACGATTTGCTGGGCGCGCTGGCGGATGTGCCGCCGGGCCATGTCTGGTTCGCCGCCGGCGGCGAAGAGGCCCGCGCCGCCCGCCGCCTGCTGAAGGGCCGGGGCGGGGTCACCGCCGCCGCCTATTGGTAG
- a CDS encoding DUF1622 domain-containing protein, giving the protein MAMGEATILAMADHLGGMARVLEWAVIAIELFAIAILLLGIARFTGWFLSGEVMRRDAHERDHQLNRGRLALGRHILASLEVLIVADLIRTVLHLSMANILLLGGLVLIRSFIALSLDYEMRALERD; this is encoded by the coding sequence ATGGCGATGGGCGAGGCGACGATATTGGCGATGGCGGATCACCTGGGCGGCATGGCCCGGGTGCTGGAATGGGCGGTGATCGCGATCGAGCTGTTCGCCATCGCGATCCTGCTGCTGGGCATCGCGCGCTTCACCGGCTGGTTCCTGTCGGGCGAGGTGATGCGCCGCGATGCCCATGAGCGCGACCATCAGCTGAACCGCGGCCGCCTGGCGTTGGGCCGCCACATCCTGGCCAGCCTGGAGGTGCTGATCGTGGCCGATCTGATCCGCACCGTCCTGCATCTGAGCATGGCCAATATCCTGCTGCTGGGCGGGCTGGTGCTGATCCGGTCCTTCATCGCCCTGTCGCTGGACTACGAGATGCGCGCGCTGGAGCGGGACTGA
- the pcaF gene encoding 3-oxoadipyl-CoA thiolase, translating to MTDGRDAFICDAVRTPIGRYGGALAGIRADDLAALPLRALMARNPGVDWSAVDDLIFGCANQAGEDNRNVGRMAVLLAGMPVGVPGTTVNRLCGSGMDAVGMAARAIRSGDCDFVLAGGVESMTRAPFVMPKAEGAFSRAAAVFDTTIGWRFVNPAMKAAFGVDSMPQTADNVAADHGISRADQDAFAARSQARWAAAQQAGIFADEIVPVHVPQKRGDPLIVDTDEHPRPGTTTEQLARLRGVNGPELSVTAGNASGVNDGAAALAILSERAAAAQGLTPRARIVAMAAVGVEPRVMGIGPAPAARRVLARAGLTLDQMDVIELNEAFASQALASMRDLGLADDAAHVNPNGGAIALGHPLGMSGARLVTTAMYQLHRTGGRYALCAMCVGVGQGIAIIIERV from the coding sequence ATGACCGACGGGCGGGACGCCTTCATCTGCGACGCGGTGCGCACGCCGATCGGGCGCTATGGCGGGGCCTTGGCCGGGATCCGGGCCGATGATCTGGCCGCCCTGCCGCTGCGCGCGCTGATGGCGCGCAATCCGGGCGTGGACTGGTCGGCGGTCGATGACCTGATCTTTGGCTGCGCCAATCAGGCGGGCGAGGACAACCGCAACGTGGGCCGCATGGCCGTGCTGCTGGCGGGGATGCCGGTGGGCGTGCCGGGGACGACGGTGAACCGGCTCTGCGGGTCGGGGATGGATGCGGTGGGCATGGCGGCCCGCGCGATCCGGTCGGGCGATTGCGACTTTGTCCTGGCCGGGGGCGTCGAGAGCATGACCCGCGCGCCCTTCGTGATGCCCAAGGCCGAGGGCGCCTTTTCCCGCGCCGCTGCGGTCTTCGACACGACCATCGGCTGGCGTTTCGTGAATCCGGCGATGAAGGCGGCCTTCGGCGTGGACAGCATGCCCCAGACCGCCGACAATGTCGCCGCCGATCACGGCATCAGCCGCGCGGATCAGGACGCCTTTGCCGCCCGCAGCCAGGCCCGGTGGGCCGCCGCGCAGCAGGCGGGCATCTTTGCCGATGAGATCGTGCCGGTCCATGTCCCGCAGAAGAGGGGCGATCCGCTGATCGTCGATACCGACGAACATCCGCGCCCCGGCACCACGACCGAACAGCTGGCGCGTCTGCGCGGCGTGAACGGGCCGGAGCTGTCGGTGACGGCGGGCAATGCCTCGGGCGTCAATGACGGGGCGGCGGCGCTGGCCATCCTGTCGGAACGCGCGGCCGCCGCGCAGGGGCTGACGCCCCGCGCCCGCATCGTCGCCATGGCCGCTGTGGGGGTCGAGCCGCGCGTCATGGGCATCGGCCCCGCCCCCGCCGCGCGCAGGGTTCTGGCCCGCGCCGGCCTGACGCTGGACCAGATGGACGTGATCGAGCTGAACGAGGCCTTCGCGTCCCAGGCCCTGGCCTCGATGCGTGATCTGGGGCTGGCCGATGACGCGGCCCATGTGAACCCCAATGGCGGGGCCATCGCGCTTGGGCATCCCTTGGGGATGTCGGGGGCGCGTCTGGTCACCACCGCCATGTATCAGCTGCACCGCACCGGCGGCCGCT